The Lolium rigidum isolate FL_2022 chromosome 1, APGP_CSIRO_Lrig_0.1, whole genome shotgun sequence region CTGCTGGGTGAGTGCCGTGGCTTCTTAGAGAAGCCCGGCGGCGACAGCGGACACTGGCCGGGTGGCGGCGTGTTCGTCAGCACAGAAAGAGGCGCACCTTCCTCCCCGTTCGCTTGCTCCAGACTCCTCTTGTTCGCGCACAAAGGTGCGTTGCTGCCCGGCTCGGCTTTCACCttcttcgtcgacgccgacgCTTGCGCGGCCGCCCTCTCCGCAAGCATAGTTTTCATCATGCTGTAGACGGAGGAATCCATTCCTGGTCCTAGCAAACAACGGCAACACCAGCAATTCAGCGGTCCATAAAACAGGGGAATCAGAGGGATTTTGATGTTCAGTTACCTTTGGAACTGGAAGTGATAAATGTAGAAGCAGAAACCGGCGGCGGTGGAGATGCGGCAgttaccatggcgttggcgtcggCAAGGTTGCCGTCGCACAGGCATGTCTTGATAtcaacggcgccgccgccgccaccataagCATCCAATAGCTTCTTCGCGGATCTCTCCTCCTCTATTGTTAGCACCGGATTTACGAAGGAGCTCATCGACGGCTCGCCCCACTCCACGGGGCAAGGCCACGGCTCCGGCGACGAGAGGAAGAAAAACAACTTTTTCCAGTCCATTGGGGTATTCGGCATCCCCGTGAATCGCAACCTGGAGCTGTCCCTGGCGCGGAAACAGTACCAGCCCTTGAGCTTGTGGCTGACCGCGGACAGCAGGAAGAAGCACCGGAACACAGCGAGCGACGGCGGCATGCCGACGGAGCGACAGAGCACGAGGAAGCCCGTCATGACGCGCCACCCGTTGGGCACGAGCTGGCCCGGCGTGATGCCGAAGTGGCCGAGCACCTCGCAGAAGAAGCCGTGCAGCGGGACGCGCATAC contains the following coding sequences:
- the LOC124706063 gene encoding uncharacterized protein LOC124706063, producing the protein MPSSSVEPENGVATAAFVASSPAVDERLVSSLRTQAEVDLLCKNHGVPSVYTGRPAGDDRRACTPPPGSLCVYAHALEAGMRVPLHGFFCEVLGHFGITPGQLVPNGWRVMTGFLVLCRSVGMPPSLAVFRCFFLLSAVSHKLKGWYCFRARDSSRLRFTGMPNTPMDWKKLFFFLSSPEPWPCPVEWGEPSMSSFVNPVLTIEEERSAKKLLDAYGGGGGAVDIKTCLCDGNLADANAMVTAASPPPPVSASTFITSRMDSSVYSMMKTMLAERAAAQASASTKKRSLEQANGEEGAPLSVLTNTPPPGQCPLSPPGFSKKPRHSPSRHGGDNTKWEAARDLLQGAVAPPQERVFAANEPSEVFRSSYGAILEAVNYASFSLSYALQLEEKLVARDAEVAALRAQLDEAKAKLAAVKRPAGEAERESAGTAAMLHPLGSEEHVWRRAEHAMEGCERWRVDDWTMMEQNGRHKRRTEPSTKYDPKQWVL